Within the bacterium genome, the region TCTGTAATAGGCTTAAGCCTATCGTATCCTTCAATCCACTCCGAGGCCGCAGACTTCTCAATTAACATAATACAGGGATCATCTTCGCCGCGTCCTTTAACGCGGTTGATCTTTCGCAAGACTCCAGAGGACAAGGCATTCCCGCTCAATCCATATAGGGTTTCAGTGGGCAAACAAATTATTTTATCCGCTAGAATAGCCTCCGCTGCTTGCGAGACGATTTCCCGGTCTGGATGAAATAGATCGATCAACTCGCGTTGCATTCTTATTCTCCGGCTTTGATAATATCGCGCACGATAAAAGTCTCGTAGCCTTTTGATTTCATCTTGGACTCGGCCTCAGAGGCTTCAAATTGATCTGCAAAATCGCCCGCGCGAACCTTGTAGTATGGAGGTTCGAAAACGCAATAGACGTTGAACTCGAAATCCTTCTTAGCTTTAACAACAAAACTGTCTGCGGAAGCGCTACTTTTTGTCGTGAACAATTGAACACGAAAACCTCGGATTTGCGAGCCTTCGGCTGGCCTCTCTTCAGGCAAGTAGTGTTCAGCCAAGGATTGATATTCTATAGGTTTAGGGGGTTCACTTCGAGGTTCAACAACAACATCGGGAACATCTTCGACCTCCTGAAGAACAAGCTGTTTCACTTCAGAGGTATCCGTTTTACCAGTCGAACTGGCTTTAGCTGTCGGAAGATAAGAGCATCCAGCTACAAGAACAAGCATTGTTAATAACATGATAATCGAACTTCTCATAGATACCTCTCCAATCCTTCATCCTTGATCTTCTCCAGCAACTCGCGCATCTGAGGAATACGGGTTTTGTGAAGCACGAGAAGAACATCTCCCTCGCGAACAACGACCAGATCGCTAACCCCAAATGTGACAACAGCGCCTTCTCCATCGCTTATTATAGTGCTTTCATAGGTTTCATGAGCAAATATATCATCACCGGAAAGGACATTGCCATCATGGTTTTTAACGAGTATTCTCTCGAGAGCGCCGTAATCACCGACATCGTCCCAAGTGAACTTAGCTCTTAGCACACCGACATGCTTGGATTTTTCAAGAACACCGTAATCGATACTGATAGGATTGATCCTCTCGAATTCACTCTTGATAAAAGAAGCTTCATCCTCAGTGCCGATGAGCTCCATATAACCCGATATAACCTCGAAAAGCTCGGGAAGATTAATCTCTATCTCCTCCAATATCCTTTTTGCCCTCCAAACAAAAATCCCTGAATTCCAGAGATGCTTGTTGTCGAGATAGTATTCCTGAGCGATCAGATGATTTGGTTTCTCTTTAAAAGACTCCACATTATAGGCAGTAAAGCCATCCACCTGCTGAAGGTCTGTTCCAACCTCGATATATCCATAACCAGTTTCCGGGCGCGATGGTTCAATGCCTATTAGCATGAGTTTATCGCTATTCTCAGCGATAGTTTTAGCAGCTTGCATTGCTTCGATGAATGTGCTCACCGGCCTGATAAGATGATCAGACGAGAGAACGAACATTATACCATCACCATGTGTCGCTGCAATTTTTGCCGCAGCAAAACCTATCGCCGGTGCTGTGTTACGACCAATCGGTTCGATAAAAAAATTATCATCATCGAGTGGGCCTATTTCCTTCTTTATAAGCCCTTTAAGATGTTCCCCGGTTACTATAAGAACATTCTTCTTATCGACAAAACCCTCGACTCGACACATGGTTTCTTCTAGCATAGTTCTATCGGAAATCATCTTTAAAAGCTGCTTTGGCTTTTTATAACGACTTGCCGGCCAGAATCTCTCTCCACGACCACCAGCTAATATAACAGCAAAATTCTCCATAATGCCTCTTTTCGACCATCATTCTTTCAACAATCTATATAATATCCTAGAATTGAAATTTCGCAAAGGCAAAATTTCAATGTCAGAATTATACTTTCCATCGGTTAATTTATCAAAGGCCCAAATATGCCTTATC harbors:
- a CDS encoding SPOR domain-containing protein is translated as MRSSIIMLLTMLVLVAGCSYLPTAKASSTGKTDTSEVKQLVLQEVEDVPDVVVEPRSEPPKPIEYQSLAEHYLPEERPAEGSQIRGFRVQLFTTKSSASADSFVVKAKKDFEFNVYCVFEPPYYKVRAGDFADQFEASEAESKMKSKGYETFIVRDIIKAGE
- a CDS encoding mannose-1-phosphate guanylyltransferase, with amino-acid sequence MENFAVILAGGRGERFWPASRYKKPKQLLKMISDRTMLEETMCRVEGFVDKKNVLIVTGEHLKGLIKKEIGPLDDDNFFIEPIGRNTAPAIGFAAAKIAATHGDGIMFVLSSDHLIRPVSTFIEAMQAAKTIAENSDKLMLIGIEPSRPETGYGYIEVGTDLQQVDGFTAYNVESFKEKPNHLIAQEYYLDNKHLWNSGIFVWRAKRILEEIEINLPELFEVISGYMELIGTEDEASFIKSEFERINPISIDYGVLEKSKHVGVLRAKFTWDDVGDYGALERILVKNHDGNVLSGDDIFAHETYESTIISDGEGAVVTFGVSDLVVVREGDVLLVLHKTRIPQMRELLEKIKDEGLERYL